The DNA segment CTGTAGCGGGGAATAAGGAGAGTTACAGTTACTTTACAGTCAAAATAAATTCTTTGCTTTGAATTATAAGAATTCGATTTTAATTTTGCGTAAATTTCTTTTCGTATTAACATTGACAGTAAATATCGATCTACGAATGGTTTACTTTTTCACAGAGTAAAAAGATCAGAACTATAATTAAAGCCAGAGGAATAAGTTATCCCAATGTGACTGGGAAAACTTTCGCAGTATTCCGTGTTGATCGGGAACATCACCTGATGTCTTTGGTGTCGATGATCGGTAAGGAAATTTTGGAGAAAAATAATTCTCCCGATTTATACTTGGATAATGTGACGATTCTTGAAACTTAGAAATGCTTTACGAGTTCCACTGAAAAATTCTAGAAATTACGATGGATCAATTGAAGTTTTctgaatttcaattaaaatatgaaatgtgaaAAATGATCTTGTAGATCCTTCGCCGGACTGGATCGTCGGAGTTTCAGGCTTGGAATTGTGCTTGGATAGCTGCACTTGGATCGAACACAAAGAACTAAATTTGTACCCTTACGATGCGGGCACTGATAATGGAATCACGTATTTGGTAAAAAAAAATTCCTTTCTCAAACGATTTAAATTCTACTTTACCAACTTCgtacgatataattattttcgCAAAAACATCCTCCAAACATTTTCTTGGTCCATTTCCGGCTCCATTCGGTTCAGTCCGATCGTTGCCAACGGGTAAAAACGAAAAGCAGCTGCCGATAAAAAACAAATTAAGAAGCGTGatgaaaaattgcaaatgacAGGTAAAGACGAATAGGTTTTCGTTTACGATGGAAAATGGTTTCCCCTTTGGCGGAGAAAAGCCCAGACGTTTCAGCAGTTTTCGATGCCCAGCGGAAAAGATTCGTTTAGGAGGACGAAATCAATGTCAGCTGTCGAGCGCAGAAAATCGCATAATAAATTCAAGCGCGGGTCTCGGGCCTAACAATCGACAATAGGGTTGCGGATCGCGTGAAAATCGCTGACGGCGTCGAAGTAATCGTGCCAGCGACGCTTTTCCGGCCGACCAACGACTTTCCTCGTCGCTTCGCAACATTTCCGCTTTTCGATCGTTCGAAATCTATCGTTCAACGATGTGCTCGTGATTCCTCACGAAACACAAATTTAATCTTGAGCAATAATAAAGAGgcaaaaataattcattaatttcaaaggaaacgaacgataataataataaaagaaatttataaaacaagCAGATTTATAACGATAAAATGAATAAGTTGAAGAGATCGAGAATTGTTTGGAGGTTGATGAATGTATTTGAACTGACTTGTATTATAATCCAATTATTTGAACTGTCTCGTGCTTAATTATTGATATCGTCGTTATTTGATATTTCTTGATAGGCGTAACTTAATTACTTTATACTGCAATTGCGTTTTATGTAGGCGGTAAAATGAAGGAGATTTCTTGCGTTTGCAGTCACCGGATTCGCCAACTGATCCTCAAGAACCCATCCGTAGGATAACTTCGAGCTACCCAAACGACTCCAAGTCTCCGTTTTACGATCCTTCCGGTTTAGATATGAAACCGCTTGCCAGACTTTACTTGAACCGACAGAGGCTTTACGAGAAAGCCTGCAAGAACGCGTCGGAAGATGCGCCATCGTCCACAGATACGGGTAACTAACAGTAGTTTAAATAAACACCAACATAGAGAATATCTCTTTTTATtagctttttttatttcctgcTCGAGATGGTCATTTTAACGAGGAAGTTTAACgaagatataatttataacgtatacAGGAGCCTGCAAAGTGACAGCATGGCGCAACTGGACCGCATGTTCGACAGCGTGCGGTCGTGGCACTCAACTCAGACAAAGATATTACGAGAACGAAGCTGCAGCGGTCGCGAACAAGTGCAACGTCTCGCTAAGTGACAGGCGTCAATGTCTTGGACACGATTGGTAATTACCATGATTTTATGAAAACTCTCCTAGAGAAACCTGTGTGATTAGGAATATTGAAACACGTTGCTATAGGTATTCAAGAAGGTTTAGAAATAAACGGATTGTCTCTATAGCaaggaaataaaattgaatatcgttaaatataGCAATGGAGAGCGAAGATCGGTGAAAGGATGCAGCGAGTCCGAAGTATTACACGAATGGAGTGACTGGAGTGAATGCTCGACGACCTGCGGCCGCGGAATCAGGACCAGAACAAGGGCTTTCAAGAACAAGAAATATAAACAGTGCAAAGCCTTCTATAGCGACCAACAACTTCAACAAACCGACCATTGCACGAATTCTGAGTGCGACGAAAAGAATGGAGAGGAGGTAAGCGAGATGTCTATCCAAAAGGAGGAGAATGATAACAATGAGGACAATGATAACAAAGAAGATTACGAGGAAGACGACGCAACATTGGGTGGAATCGAGGAATGGTCGCAAGTACAGAATCCAGTGATAGTTTACGAAAATTTACTAATTGCAAGCTAACTAGCAGAAACCTCGCAAAACGCGTGCACGTAACTTTCTGGCTATTGTCTCGTCGAGCGCGTGAAAATAAGACGTAGAACAAACTATCGTTTGACAATTGCGCttgtttatgttattattaacaaattatcgAACTTGGTCATCGTAgaagtaataataattacatttgaAGATCATCTTATACAAGCTGTCCCGCATAACATAGTATCTATGCTAGTGCTATGTTATGCAGGACGCTCTGTATATATACGAATCATTACTAACGAATTTCGAATTATTCAGAATAATCGTTCCACGCGCGAGTAACTATAAACCATACCTGCACCATTTCTCGCTGAACCATCCACTGGCATCCTCACGTAAGTCGAGCGATTTAATCGCGAGAAAAGTGAAAAATCAACGATCAGTTAACTCTCCGTTCACAGAGTAAGTCAGAAGCAATGGATGAAATGAATAAGAAAGCTAGATAATCGATATTTCAACGAAACAAAATTGCTTTTGCctactttataaaataatgatCATTTCTCTTCTGCTTGCTCACAGTGCtagattattcattttatttgtcACTTCATATTTCATTCAATAACGTCATTTATTAAATGTACTTTGTCACGCATATAGACTTATTGTTACGCACTGACATTCAACTTTTAATAAATGCAATCGACTAACGTTCACTATATGCGACACCGTCTAGTTTATAAATACATTCTTTTCTGATGTTACAAAGTCACtagctttttcttctttcgccgTAACAGTTTAAAAAAGGATTTTAGAtgctaataataaattaagttTTATTTCTAGAACTTTTTCTATTAAGAATTAATAGAACATAGAAGATTAGAATTGTTTGTTAATggacatatttaaaaatcaaattcaattaattactGGGACGTCAAAATCCTTTGAACCATGAGACTTACGAAGAAAGTTAAATAAGCCTAAATGATTAAATGACAGAAATCTTAGTAATTGAATCAAGAATCTAATTCATCCATCGTATTGATTTTCTAATTAGAAATGCATCGAAGAGCGTTACATGCAATGGTCCCTGTGGTCACCCTGCAGTTCTAGCTGCGGTAGCGGTACCCAAACGAGATTTAGAATGACCCATGAGAATTGGAAACGCCATGATGACGTGGATCCTACAGAATGCAGGCACGAGGCGGTTCCCTGTCAAGCTAAAATTGCATCATGTAATTTCAcgaaagaagaagcagaaggtAAGACTTGTTCTATTCTAACCAGGAGCaaaatcaattttcatacaTGAAAAAGTTGATACAAATCTTTGCGCGCTCATTCTATATTAGCTTTGAAAGACGCTAAAAGTCTAACTCGTtgctatttaaaaatatttcgaaaaatctcGTAGATGCCTAGCATAGGATGTTCTTATAATTTCGCAGTAACAAGTCCCAAAAACGGATTAGAACTTAACTTATTTCCTCTACAATTATAAAGCTTCCCTTGTTGAAAGGAAAAACCAAGATATAAAACCCTCTTAATTCTCACAGAACTGTATCAAATTTTCCCTTTACACTTTCATGACATGCGGCATTTTTATAAACAAAGATTCAAATTGTAAATCGAAGCACACAAGCAGCAGAAACACgtaaaacaaaaacaaagaGAAGCAATTAATCATGCAGATTTTCGTTATTTATAGAAAAAGTTAGTGAGAAATGATTAAAGGGTGAatcgtaataaaaatgatttcaaaaataaagaaaaaattgttaAGAGAATGTTGGACTGATTGCAGAATTTTGCAAGAAACCGAAGGAAGAAGGACGATGCAACGGTAACATAATTCGTTGGTATTTCGACAAAGAGAAGGGATGTAAATCGTTCAAATATTCCGGCTGTGatggaaatgaaaataattttccaactgAACAAGATTGCAAAAAAGTTTGCGATAGCTATCAGAGTAAGTTTCCCTTCGTAATTCAGCCATCTCTTACATCTTTCTTTATTCAAAAATCCATCGACGATGGAAGTAAAACTTGTTCAGATGATAAGATAAAGTGATTTTGATACTATTGACATACTTTTGCATCATAAAAGTAACAATAACTCGACTCTAAAAGAattcattgatttttaattcCTTTAAGGAAAGAAAACTATATCTACTGTTCGAACGAACTCGTTTAGAGCTTCTGATGATTATCGaatataggaaatttaataattcaagtTTTGTGGCTTatgtttttttaacaaaatctcCATTATTATTCTGTGCACGCTTGCTtatcaaaaaaatatagaagattTAAGGACTAACTTATCAACTATGGCGAAAAACTATAAGGTATCCCTCAGCAGCGTTCTCAGCTATCACATACCTGCACAGGGGCAACGCAGTACGAAGACAAAGCGAGCACACCATGGTGATGCTACCTAACAAATTGCATTACTTCGTCTTGCAAATCGAATTACGAAAATTACGAATCCCTTTGGCCCCAATTTCGAATAAtatcaacaaaaaaaaaaaaaaaagaaagccaTAATTATGTTGCGTAATTTGAttgaaattcgatattttttgCTCGATATGTTGTTAAGCAGTTAACTGCTTGCTTATTATCAGTATAAACATTAACGCAATTTAGTGACATTCTACGTTCAACCTGCTTGGTTTATAAATGTTTTTTGCAATGTAGTAAACAATATGCGATATCTTCTTGcagagaaattaaaattcagaGGTATAGAAGCAGACAGTCAAATGAAATCGTCTTATAATGCGGAAGATGTCGACTGTCAGGTATCCGAATGGAGTAGTTGGTCTAAGTGTGCAGGATGTCGTGGATATAAAAATAGTACAAGAGAAATTaaggtaaataaatttttataatcagaaAGAAAGTGGAAGTTaaatgttctttttattttattcgatgaaaaattcgTACGAATCAATGTTTTCCATTTCCAATAGTTTCAAAAGAGTACGTAACTtcgtttaatttgaataatatagGTACCACATAGAGGTAAAGgtaaacgatgtccaacaaaaTTACATCGTAAAAGAAAATGTCGTAAAGATCCATTGTGTTGTAAGTAGAatgaagataaaataatttaatctaatttaaCGTGTACTAACTACGGAAACTGATTAAATAAGAGTAAAATCCGTAGCCTTGCAAGCTGATGTTCCAAGGCGACGTATATACCGTGACCAAAGTTTGAAGGTAGAAGAAAATCAAAGTgagtttttattaataaacatatttttttaatatttcattgttaAGGCCGTAGAGTTAATGATACGGTTACCAGACGCAACTATTACTTCtgagaaaatttttaaatcttaatgCGATTCTTGATGAAATTAGTTTCAGTTGACTGTAAAATGACACAGTGGTCTAGATGGTCACGTTGTACAGCCACTTGTGGAGAAGCAGCACAACACAGGACAAGAATAGTCAAAGTTCAACCTTTTGGTCCAAGAGGCAAACTTTGCCCTTCTCTGGTAGAGTACAGAAAATGTTATACAGAGAGATGTCCATAATAATGTTCATCCATACTTTTTACAtatccattttttattttatttctttgtctTTAAATGCATTTGaatctgaaatttcatttatgtatCATTAAATCAAGCATAATAGAGATTTAACATGGAATAAAGTTTTTgcaattataatacataataaaagctgttataaaatattacaatttcttGGCGTGatatattttccaaaaattgACGGTACTATAAATAAGAACTGACAATCAATACCTATTAGATATCacctaattatattatattttacaatattagtTTTGAGGATGCTTGATGCATtgatacataatattttaaaatcgaaTTTGTTTAATCTTCTATCGCTTTTATTGcaagatttaaaataaaagagtGTTCAAAACCGAAATTATATTCTGATAAACATGTTGGAAGGTATATATGAATTAGCAGTAAATCAAATACGCATTGAAAAAATTCCTTTATTTatagataaatagaaaatatttatgataaattttaaaatcaaattAGTGTAATACAACGCACAAAATATCGTGCTACAATTCTTGTCTACCTTTTGTTTTAATTCTTTTCAGTTATTcaatatcgaaaaataataacaaatcgCTATAAACTACATATATGAAATACttcatatgtatatgcatatgtgATACGagtaattgtaatatataattacacaTATATTGCATATGAGTTTACATATAATGTAAGTAATTCTTTCAGTCAAAAAAAACCGCATTCcaattattcataaaaaatatgttcaaaaaaagtaaatacaaaaagaaaaaatacaatttatgcgaaaaaatatgtagtaaatcgatatttaaattattattaaaaaatgtactgtttttcaaatattttgaaagcCAATCTATGTATAGTAGCAATAAATATGTTTCTCTGTACaactattattataaaatatatatttgtggCATTTATTACATaagatttaagaaaatataGATCTCAGTTTAagatcgaatatttcaattagtgtttattaaaattatatgtttaagATGTAAGTAAAATTAATTGGGCAAATATTATCAACAtggagaaaatatttataaatgaggagtataataatagtttttacatatatgttattattcaAAAGCTTAATCCAATATTATTTCCAAGTAAAGTAAATGTAGTacacaatatttatatttcaaataatcgtACTAGTtagtcaatttttattaattttacacaatttgttaatcgtaatatttttctttctttctcatcttAGCATACTGTAATTAATCTTAAGGATAAGAGTATATATGTCACATATCGCTAGATAGTAATAAGTCATTATTAAACAAGACACAGTCAAGTTACTATATTcacttacatatgtatatctgaCAATAAtgatactatatacatataatatagtattaaatgaaattcaaaACTGTTCTCTCctatataatatgaatatagttaccaatatattaataacattgtTCAACACTGAATTATGATCTGCCATATCCACTAGATGATTAAACTATTCTATTTTAAAACGAATTCGGAAGTAGAATTGCTATATCGCcctcaattttttaaaaagcccGCAAGTTTTTGTTGCGGCGAAACACACGATTTTCCACCCCATGGCGCCATTGCTCATTTCCTTGCACTGATCCGATGAATTCACTTTTTATACGCAAAATGTTCGAtttttttcatatatgtatTCTTAGACACTATATAATGACAAAATTATAAAGAACTTCTCAGACAATATTATGTACCGATACGATTACATGTAGCTGCGATATCGACGAGCTAGACAAGCAATAGTCGTTTAGCGGCAAAATATCGTGTATATCTTCTAAAGTTCAATGATAATACCCAATCACTTAAaactacaaaatttaattacttttatatcGATATGATATTAATATAAGTGAGATaagatatcgatatagttttcATCACTCTTAATCAAATTCTTGCAAAAACTCGTCTTCTTGAAAAACTGAAAGTGGCAAAACAACCccgcttccttcttcttctggATTCGTATTTGAAATGAGACACTCTGTATAATCTAAAAGGATCACCTAATAAATATCCTAAATTCAAGAAAGTTCTGGTTTCTTAGGCAGTATAACTGAtgttaataatacattttactataagcataatattttattttattgaatagtAGAGTCTGTTAAAGTAtgttttactatatatataatatatagtgtaatatatatatgtaagaaaCCACTTTGATTTGAAAATCAGTAGTTTTGAATCTCATTTTAGTATTAAGGatgtaaaatattctaattctatatataaaattattgtccATTTTGTTGTCCAATACTTTGAACTACATAATTgaaaattactatattatatattttagtttgtcctatgtatataatattcatttatgTTACACAATTTTACAAGACAGATCCATATAtgatacaataaattttaatttatcatttattagaatatactgtcatataaaattatgaaagattttattaattttcccaCTTTTTCAGTACATTACTTATCATTAACATCTTcctttgaagaaatattttcatcttttaataAAGGAGTATATATAAGTACAGTACTATCTTTGTTCTTCTGTGTTCCTGAGATAAATCCctgtatcttttttttaatttcttttatcatctcttcctataaaattaatgatattgtATTAAAGCTGAATaccaattaattttttaaattaatgcaatttaacttattattaataattcaaatattttgaatACAAGCTCTTATAAACAACATAGATAGTTGCAATTAATGCTTTCCTTACTTGAGGCCCGTTAGGGTGGGAAAACAATATTTTAgccttataatttttttttaacgttttgttaatattattaatttttacatttaaatcaTAATTCATAATATTCTGTTTTATAGTAAATATCTTAATAGACTTTATCTTCTGTTCATCTTTACATACTTCTACATTGTTTGTCATCTCATCAATCTTTGAAGAACTTACAAGTTCATACACACTTCTACCACTTTTAGATGTATCTGATACATGTATTAACTCAAGATCTCGTCTTTTAGCTAATTTTTCTGCGTTCTCTAATGAAATGACAGAAACAGATTTATCTGTATGTATAAGTGTAATTTTGGGAGTCCTTGtagtctttcctttctttttctcctcatCTGCATGATTTATACAActtttactaaaattttgaaCATACTGATTTACGTTACTGttattcttaattaaaaataatctaattgatttaaatagaaatttggacATTTCTGATTATATGTTTAGTAATATTTCTTACACATAAGACTCAGACATAAAGTTATTCAGTACTGAAACAGAATAAAAGATTGAGGTTAAGTTACAATTAATGTacaaaaacaattaaatatagtaatatgctaattatagaataattaacaaaataattctAACATCTATTTAGTTATtctaacatttattttttagttttattcctttatatcgaaaataataaaattaaaactttttaaGTCATAAAACTGttaatcttttaaatatacaatGCCTACGGTTCTCATTGTGATTGTGATATAGTTATGTGACcatattgttttttaaattttcgagaatttttatttctttttaataaaattaatttcatattttaattattttcatattttttaatatctccagattttatacatattaacatttaaaattcGTCGCAGCTATAACATTAAATTGACCATATATCATTCTAATACAGAGTAGAAACtgtgaatattaatatattgcattactttgTCATAATGTAAAATGAATACACTATTTTTTTGGTTAAATTAAACAATAccttatttacatatatttctttacaCACATCTGTCATATTACTATGTTCGAGATTTAATTCTTTATACTTAATAAAGCTTAAGTATGTAAGTACATcatttgttttaattaatatctatattttaatcgttatataatatataagtca comes from the Bombus terrestris chromosome 8, iyBomTerr1.2, whole genome shotgun sequence genome and includes:
- the LOC100642883 gene encoding spondin-1 isoform X2; amino-acid sequence: MGIKSLRDVRSFLLLLAAVTSTSATKCSRLIDGTTMPRSSAEEKYHLFITLFNRSDMVFSYMPNTKYTVTLQADSTDIMPRKFTRFLISAEPEKEDDTAESGIFDLQDELLTTYSESCPNAVVETSKMSKEEISVAWTSPSEGSGCIFIRATILETPDTWYMDDQNLVLKICQDSRAEADDQGQVLKKCCACDEAKYEVTFEGLWSRNTHPKDFPSKGWLIRFSDVIGASHTVDYRFWKYDGLASPGLQQLAELGSTRKLESELKSQSKKIRTIIKARGISYPNVTGKTFAVFRVDREHHLMSLVSMIDPSPDWIVGVSGLELCLDSCTWIEHKELNLYPYDAGTDNGITYLSPDSPTDPQEPIRRITSSYPNDSKSPFYDPSGLDMKPLARLYLNRQRLYEKACKNASEDAPSSTDTGACKVTAWRNWTACSTACGRGTQLRQRYYENEAAAVANKCNVSLSDRRQCLGHDCNGERRSVKGCSESEVLHEWSDWSECSTTCGRGIRTRTRAFKNKKYKQCKAFYSDQQLQQTDHCTNSECDEKNGEEKCIEERYMQWSLWSPCSSSCGSGTQTRFRMTHENWKRHDDVDPTECRHEAVPCQAKIASCNFTKEEAEEFCKKPKEEGRCNGNIIRWYFDKEKGCKSFKYSGCDGNENNFPTEQDCKKVCDSYQKDLRTNLSTMAKNYKVSLSSVLSYHIPAQGQRSTKTKRAHHEKLKFRGIEADSQMKSSYNAEDVDCQVSEWSSWSKCAGCRGYKNSTREIKVPHRGKGKRCPTKLHRKRKCRKDPLCSLQADVPRRRIYRDQSLKVEENQISVDCKMTQWSRWSRCTATCGEAAQHRTRIVKVQPFGPRGKLCPSLVEYRKCYTERCP
- the LOC100642883 gene encoding spondin-1 isoform X1; the encoded protein is MGIKSLRDVRSFLLLLAAVTSTSATKCSRLIDGTTMPRSSAEEKYHLFITLFNRSDMVFSYMPNTKYTVTLQADSTDIMPRKFTRFLISAEPEKEDDTAESGIFDLQDELLTTYSESCPNAVVETSKMSKEEISVAWTSPSEGSGCIFIRATILETPDTWYMDDQNLVLKICQDSRAEADDQGQVLKKCCACDEAKYEVTFEGLWSRNTHPKDFPSKGWLIRFSDVIGASHTVDYRFWKYDGLASPGLQQLAELGSTRKLESELKSQSKKIRTIIKARGISYPNVTGKTFAVFRVDREHHLMSLVSMIDPSPDWIVGVSGLELCLDSCTWIEHKELNLYPYDAGTDNGITYLSPDSPTDPQEPIRRITSSYPNDSKSPFYDPSGLDMKPLARLYLNRQRLYEKACKNASEDAPSSTDTGACKVTAWRNWTACSTACGRGTQLRQRYYENEAAAVANKCNVSLSDRRQCLGHDCNGERRSVKGCSESEVLHEWSDWSECSTTCGRGIRTRTRAFKNKKYKQCKAFYSDQQLQQTDHCTNSECDEKNGEEVSEMSIQKEENDNNEDNDNKEDYEEDDATLGGIEEWSQKCIEERYMQWSLWSPCSSSCGSGTQTRFRMTHENWKRHDDVDPTECRHEAVPCQAKIASCNFTKEEAEEFCKKPKEEGRCNGNIIRWYFDKEKGCKSFKYSGCDGNENNFPTEQDCKKVCDSYQKDLRTNLSTMAKNYKVSLSSVLSYHIPAQGQRSTKTKRAHHEKLKFRGIEADSQMKSSYNAEDVDCQVSEWSSWSKCAGCRGYKNSTREIKVPHRGKGKRCPTKLHRKRKCRKDPLCSLQADVPRRRIYRDQSLKVEENQISVDCKMTQWSRWSRCTATCGEAAQHRTRIVKVQPFGPRGKLCPSLVEYRKCYTERCP
- the LOC100642883 gene encoding spondin-1 isoform X3 gives rise to the protein MGIKSLRDVRSFLLLLAAVTSTSATKCSRLIDGTTMPRSSAEEKYHLFITLFNRSDMVFSYMPNTKYTVTLQADSTDIMPRKFTRFLISAEPEKEDDTAESGIFDLQDELLTTYSESCPNAVVETSKMSKEEISVAWTSPSEGSGCIFIRATILETPDTWYMDDQNLVLKICQDSRAEADDQGQVLKKCCACDEAKYEVTFEGLWSRNTHPKDFPSKGWLIRFSDVIGASHTVDYRFWKYDGLASPGLQQLAELGSTRKLESELKSQSKKIRTIIKARGISYPNVTGKTFAVFRVDREHHLMSLVSMIDPSPDWIVGVSGLELCLDSCTWIEHKELNLYPYDAGTDNGITYLSPDSPTDPQEPIRRITSSYPNDSKSPFYDPSGLDMKPLARLYLNRQRLYEKACKNASEDAPSSTDTGACKVTAWRNWTACSTACGRGTQLRQRYYENEAAAVANKCNVSLSDRRQCLGHDCNGERRSVKGCSESEVLHEWSDWSECSTTCGRGIRTRTRAFKNKKYKQCKAFYSDQQLQQTDHCTNSECDEKNGEEVSEMSIQKEENDNNEDNDNKEDYEEDDATLGGIEEWSQKCIEERYMQWSLWSPCSSSCGSGTQTRFRMTHENWKRHDDVDPTECRHEAVPCQAKIASCNFTKEEAEEFCKKPKEEGRCNGNIIRWYFDKEKGCKSFKYSGCDGNENNFPTEQDCKKVCDSYQKKLKFRGIEADSQMKSSYNAEDVDCQVSEWSSWSKCAGCRGYKNSTREIKVPHRGKGKRCPTKLHRKRKCRKDPLCSLQADVPRRRIYRDQSLKVEENQISVDCKMTQWSRWSRCTATCGEAAQHRTRIVKVQPFGPRGKLCPSLVEYRKCYTERCP
- the LOC100642883 gene encoding spondin-1 isoform X5, whose amino-acid sequence is MPRKFTRFLISAEPEKEDDTAESGIFDLQDELLTTYSESCPNAVVETSKMSKEEISVAWTSPSEGSGCIFIRATILETPDTWYMDDQNLVLKICQDSRAEADDQGQVLKKCCACDEAKYEVTFEGLWSRNTHPKDFPSKGWLIRFSDVIGASHTVDYRFWKYDGLASPGLQQLAELGSTRKLESELKSQSKKIRTIIKARGISYPNVTGKTFAVFRVDREHHLMSLVSMIDPSPDWIVGVSGLELCLDSCTWIEHKELNLYPYDAGTDNGITYLSPDSPTDPQEPIRRITSSYPNDSKSPFYDPSGLDMKPLARLYLNRQRLYEKACKNASEDAPSSTDTGACKVTAWRNWTACSTACGRGTQLRQRYYENEAAAVANKCNVSLSDRRQCLGHDCNGERRSVKGCSESEVLHEWSDWSECSTTCGRGIRTRTRAFKNKKYKQCKAFYSDQQLQQTDHCTNSECDEKNGEEVSEMSIQKEENDNNEDNDNKEDYEEDDATLGGIEEWSQKCIEERYMQWSLWSPCSSSCGSGTQTRFRMTHENWKRHDDVDPTECRHEAVPCQAKIASCNFTKEEAEEFCKKPKEEGRCNGNIIRWYFDKEKGCKSFKYSGCDGNENNFPTEQDCKKVCDSYQKDLRTNLSTMAKNYKVSLSSVLSYHIPAQGQRSTKTKRAHHEKLKFRGIEADSQMKSSYNAEDVDCQVSEWSSWSKCAGCRGYKNSTREIKVPHRGKGKRCPTKLHRKRKCRKDPLCSLQADVPRRRIYRDQSLKVEENQISVDCKMTQWSRWSRCTATCGEAAQHRTRIVKVQPFGPRGKLCPSLVEYRKCYTERCP
- the LOC100642883 gene encoding spondin-1 isoform X6 produces the protein MGIKSLRDVRSFLLLLAAVTSTSATKCSRLIDGTTMPRSSAEEKYHLFITLFNRSDMVFSYMPNTKYTVTLQADSTDIMPRKFTRFLISAEPEKEDDTAESGIFDLQDELLTTYSESCPNAVVETSKMSKEEISVAWTSPSEGSGCIFIRATILETPDTWYMDDQNLVLKICQDSRAEADDQGQVLKKCCACDEAKYEVTFEGLWSRNTHPKDFPSKGWLIRFSDVIGASHTVDYRFWKYDGLASPGLQQLAELGSTRKLESELKSQSKKIRTIIKARGISYPNVTGKTFAVFRVDREHHLMSLVSMIDPSPDWIVGVSGLELCLDSCTWIEHKELNLYPYDAGTDNGITYLSPDSPTDPQEPIRRITSSYPNDSKSPFYDPSGLDMKPLARLYLNRQRLYEKACKNASEDAPSSTDTGACKVTAWRNWTACSTACGRGTQLRQRYYENEAAAVANKCNVSLSDRRQCLGHDCNGERRSVKGCSESEVLHEWSDWSECSTTCGRGIRTRTRAFKNKKYKQCKAFYSDQQLQQTDHCTNSECDEKNGEEVSEMSIQKEENDNNEDNDNKEDYEEDDATLGGIEEWSQKCIEERYMQWSLWSPCSSSCGSGTQTRFRMTHENWKRHDDVDPTECRHEAVPCQAKIASCNFTKEEAEEFCKKPKEEGRCNGNIIRWYFDKEKGCKSFKYSGCDGNENNFPTEQDCKKVCDSYQKDLRTNLSTMAKNYKRN
- the LOC100642883 gene encoding spondin-1 isoform X4; its protein translation is MTLQADSTDIMPRKFTRFLISAEPEKEDDTAESGIFDLQDELLTTYSESCPNAVVETSKMSKEEISVAWTSPSEGSGCIFIRATILETPDTWYMDDQNLVLKICQDSRAEADDQGQVLKKCCACDEAKYEVTFEGLWSRNTHPKDFPSKGWLIRFSDVIGASHTVDYRFWKYDGLASPGLQQLAELGSTRKLESELKSQSKKIRTIIKARGISYPNVTGKTFAVFRVDREHHLMSLVSMIDPSPDWIVGVSGLELCLDSCTWIEHKELNLYPYDAGTDNGITYLSPDSPTDPQEPIRRITSSYPNDSKSPFYDPSGLDMKPLARLYLNRQRLYEKACKNASEDAPSSTDTGACKVTAWRNWTACSTACGRGTQLRQRYYENEAAAVANKCNVSLSDRRQCLGHDCNGERRSVKGCSESEVLHEWSDWSECSTTCGRGIRTRTRAFKNKKYKQCKAFYSDQQLQQTDHCTNSECDEKNGEEVSEMSIQKEENDNNEDNDNKEDYEEDDATLGGIEEWSQKCIEERYMQWSLWSPCSSSCGSGTQTRFRMTHENWKRHDDVDPTECRHEAVPCQAKIASCNFTKEEAEEFCKKPKEEGRCNGNIIRWYFDKEKGCKSFKYSGCDGNENNFPTEQDCKKVCDSYQKDLRTNLSTMAKNYKVSLSSVLSYHIPAQGQRSTKTKRAHHEKLKFRGIEADSQMKSSYNAEDVDCQVSEWSSWSKCAGCRGYKNSTREIKVPHRGKGKRCPTKLHRKRKCRKDPLCSLQADVPRRRIYRDQSLKVEENQISVDCKMTQWSRWSRCTATCGEAAQHRTRIVKVQPFGPRGKLCPSLVEYRKCYTERCP
- the LOC100643244 gene encoding uncharacterized protein LOC100643244; this translates as MSKFLFKSIRLFLIKNNSNVNQYVQNFSKSCINHADEEKKKGKTTRTPKITLIHTDKSVSVISLENAEKLAKRRDLELIHVSDTSKSGRSVYELVSSSKIDEMTNNVEVCKDEQKIKSIKIFTIKQNIMNYDLNVKINNINKTLKKNYKAKILFSHPNGPQEEMIKEIKKKIQGFISGTQKNKDSTVLIYTPLLKDENISSKEDVNDK